In Phragmites australis chromosome 16, lpPhrAust1.1, whole genome shotgun sequence, one DNA window encodes the following:
- the LOC133895275 gene encoding elongation factor Ts, mitochondrial: MAWGQGVRRPIMGLLFRAQQQAAQGYSSSAFQTHLLGNHVPQNGMFLRRFSSEVPASEQMSLIKQLRERTSAPIKDVKASLVSCNWDIEAAQKDLRKRGVVLAAKKSSRTAAEGLLAIAQDEKRAAVVELNCETDFVARNDVFQYLASSFAKMALSAQGSGELSLPFGPEYLENMSINLDHPKLSGETTVQSAVTEVAAMVGENVKLRRGFMLSTTAHGVVSSYMHTCPHPGLGRIAGLVTLEAENSSALLGALKRVGPSIAMHIVAAKPLFLSKELVSAAAVENEREILQTQAESSGKSQMAMDKMVEGRLRKYFEEVVLMEQKYVLNDSTNIKTVLNDLSKEVGSKVTIGNFIRMEVGEGIERAEAADGSEAVARTA, translated from the exons ATGGCTTGGGGTCAAGGTGTTAGAAGGCCCATAATGGGGCTTCTGTTTCGAGCTCAACAACAAGCTGCTCAGGGATACTCTTCTTCAGCATTCCAGACTCATCTATTGGGCAATCATGTTCCCCAAAATGGCATGTTTCTTCGGAGATTCAGCTCTGAAGTGCCTGCTTCAGAGCAAATGAGCCTTATTAAACAACTCCGAGAAAGAACGAGTGCTCCAATTAAAGATGTCAAGGCTTCCTTAGTTAGCTGCAACTGGGATATTG AGGCTGCACAGAAGGACCTGCGTAAGAGAGGTGTGGTTCTTGCTGCCAAAAAGTCTTCACGGACTGCTGCTGAAGGTTTGCTAGCTATTGCACAAGATGAGAAAAGAGCTGCTGTGGTTGAGCTTAACTGTGAAACTGATTTCGTAGCAAGAAATGATGTTTTCCAATATCTG GCTTCATCATTTGCCAAGATGGCTTTATCTGCTCAGGGTTCTGGTGAATTGtctttgccttttggtcctgaATATTTGGAG AACATGTCTATCAATCTCGATCATCCTAAGCTCAGTGGGGAAACAACTGTCCAAAGTGCTGTTACAGAAGTTGCTGCCATGGTTGGGGAGAATGTAAAACTCAGAAGAGGTTTCATGTTGTCCACAACTGCTCATGGTGTTGTTTCATCTTATATGCATACCTGTCCTCATCCAG GTTTGGGTCGTATAGCTGGATTAGTCACACTAGAAGCAGAAAATAGCAGTGCTCTCCTTGGTGCACTCAAGAGAGTTGGGCCATCTATTGCGATGCATATTGTTGCAGCAAAGCCATTATTCTTATCAAAAGAACTGGTTTCTGCTGCAGCTGTGGAAAATGAACGTGAAATACTCCAAACTCAG GCTGAAAGTTCAGGAAAATCCCAAATGGCTATGGATAAAATGGTTGAAGGTCGATTGAGGAAGTACTTCGAAGAAGTTGTGCTCATGGAGCAAAAATATGTTCTCAATGACAGCACAAACATTAAG ACCGTGCTGAATGATTTGTCAAAGGAGGTTGGTTCTAAAGTAACAATTGGTAATTTTATCAGGATGGAAGTTGGAGAAGGAATTGAGAG AGCTGAAGCGGCTGATGGGTCAGAAGCTGTGGCTCGCACTGCATAG